One Campylobacter sp. RM16192 genomic region harbors:
- a CDS encoding peptidoglycan D,D-transpeptidase FtsI family protein: MNSRKSKTLILFSLIVFGIIIFLIVIFYRANIERRLPKLETSDINTALRGNIITKDGFSIASSQKLYKAMVDTRNIDPDKKDMFIKLYSLYSGDNPKRVKKILDGAKGIVTLSYKIDAKGAAYLKELTRKLYRKKIFIPYEDPNTGVASLRGMSIIESGESRQYISKDALTPLIGYVRKVEKDNITKVEGVKGVEKSYEYYISAIQDAKLIGPKDIGNNIILTSDSNLANRVNGYDTILSISLKFQTMLEKIIDERKEFLNAKEIIVGVMDSKTGEMLALATTSRYDPSNIRKQDYKALNSSATEYAYEAGSVFKPFMFSVLLANNKINPLEMINTYNGKYQLGKRIIRDTHPEAYMTAEDIIVHSSNIGMIQIAQRLDGHQIYSGLLKFGFTQKTGIDMPYEQTGNMPPVAKMNSQIYKATISYGYGLQATFIQLLKAYNVFNNKGIMVTPKVVSSLYKNGKFYIVNKPEPVEVLTQDVAKRMKRILIKAVENGTGKKTKTVGLEIGGKTGTAHIASKDGGYANNYNGSFFGFVNDSEGNSYTIGVLAREPKKPYYYFGAQSALPVFKQTVDLMVDEGFLKPSDINRTNENIVKSATQKQKL, encoded by the coding sequence ATGAACTCTAGAAAATCAAAAACTCTAATTTTATTTTCTCTAATCGTATTTGGCATTATCATATTTTTAATCGTAATATTTTATAGAGCCAACATAGAAAGACGCCTGCCAAAACTTGAAACAAGTGATATAAACACGGCTTTAAGAGGAAATATTATCACTAAAGATGGATTTAGTATAGCAAGTAGCCAAAAACTATATAAAGCTATGGTAGATACAAGAAATATCGATCCTGATAAGAAAGATATGTTTATCAAACTTTATTCTTTATATAGTGGCGACAATCCAAAAAGAGTTAAAAAGATACTAGACGGAGCAAAAGGCATAGTAACCTTATCTTACAAGATTGATGCTAAGGGTGCTGCTTACTTAAAAGAATTAACTAGAAAACTATATAGAAAAAAAATTTTTATCCCTTATGAAGATCCAAACACAGGCGTTGCCAGTCTAAGAGGCATGAGCATAATCGAAAGTGGCGAAAGCAGACAATACATTTCAAAAGACGCCCTAACCCCACTTATCGGATATGTTAGAAAAGTAGAAAAAGATAACATTACAAAAGTTGAAGGCGTAAAAGGAGTTGAAAAATCCTATGAATACTACATCTCAGCCATTCAAGATGCAAAACTAATAGGACCAAAAGATATAGGCAATAATATAATTTTGACAAGTGATTCAAATCTTGCAAATAGAGTCAATGGATACGATACGATCTTAAGTATATCGCTTAAATTTCAAACAATGCTTGAAAAAATCATTGACGAGAGGAAGGAATTTCTAAACGCAAAAGAGATAATAGTAGGCGTTATGGATTCAAAAACAGGAGAGATGTTAGCACTTGCTACAACTTCAAGATATGATCCGTCAAACATAAGAAAGCAAGATTATAAGGCACTAAATTCAAGTGCTACGGAATACGCATACGAGGCCGGTTCTGTCTTTAAACCTTTTATGTTCTCAGTTTTGCTAGCCAATAATAAAATAAATCCATTAGAAATGATAAACACATATAACGGAAAATACCAGCTAGGAAAACGAATAATAAGAGATACCCACCCGGAAGCCTATATGACGGCAGAGGATATTATAGTGCACTCATCAAACATAGGCATGATTCAGATCGCTCAAAGACTTGATGGGCATCAAATTTACTCAGGACTTTTAAAATTTGGCTTCACTCAAAAGACAGGAATTGACATGCCTTATGAGCAAACTGGAAATATGCCACCTGTAGCCAAGATGAATTCGCAAATTTATAAGGCTACTATCAGTTACGGATATGGTCTTCAGGCAACTTTTATACAGCTTTTAAAAGCCTATAATGTATTTAATAATAAAGGTATTATGGTAACCCCAAAAGTAGTTAGCTCACTTTATAAAAACGGTAAATTTTATATTGTCAATAAGCCTGAACCAGTAGAAGTTTTAACACAAGATGTGGCAAAAAGAATGAAGCGAATCCTAATAAAGGCCGTTGAAAACGGAACAGGGAAAAAGACAAAAACTGTCGGACTTGAAATAGGCGGCAAAACCGGAACGGCACATATCGCATCAAAAGATGGCGGATACGCCAATAACTACAACGGGTCTTTTTTCGGTTTTGTTAATGATTCGGAAGGAAACAGCTACACCATAGGAGTGCTAGCTAGAGAACCTAAAAAACCATACTACTACTTTGGTGCTCAAAGCGCACTTCCAGTATTCAAACAAACCGTTGATCTAATGGTGGATGAAGGATTTTTAAAGCCTAGCGATATAAACAGAACCAACGAAAATATCGTAAAATCCGCCACTCAAAAACAAAAATTATAA
- the fliE gene encoding flagellar hook-basal body complex protein FliE — MTNIDKIGSVASPFKKESLNSTQNIGENDFAAMLDNSLKELNEVQVNADKAIADLATGEVKDLHQAAIAIGKAETGMKLMLEIRNKALSAYKEISRTQI; from the coding sequence ATGACAAATATAGATAAAATCGGCTCGGTTGCTTCACCTTTTAAAAAAGAAAGTCTTAATTCTACACAAAATATAGGTGAAAATGACTTTGCAGCCATGCTTGATAACTCACTTAAAGAGCTGAACGAGGTTCAAGTAAATGCCGATAAGGCTATTGCGGATTTAGCTACCGGAGAGGTAAAAGACCTGCATCAAGCTGCTATCGCTATCGGAAAAGCAGAGACCGGCATGAAGTTAATGCTAGAAATTCGCAATAAAGCTCTTAGTGCATACAAAGAGATATCAAGGACACAAATTTAG
- the flgC gene encoding flagellar basal body rod protein FlgC, whose amino-acid sequence MSYLSDFDISGYGLSAQRFRMNVISSNIANAHTTRTAEGGPYRRREVIFKAVDFDSTLNEEIAKKNSMLEYENPLDDSFWQKEAKPAIMSVVVDKVVRDDKDFKLKYDPSHPDANAKGYVAYPNINPVIEMADLIEATRAYQANVSAFQSAKAIAQSAIELLRG is encoded by the coding sequence ATGTCATACTTAAGCGATTTTGATATAAGTGGATACGGACTTAGTGCACAAAGATTCAGGATGAATGTCATTAGCTCAAATATAGCCAATGCACATACCACCAGAACTGCTGAAGGCGGACCGTATCGTCGCAGAGAAGTTATATTTAAGGCTGTGGATTTTGATAGCACACTAAACGAAGAAATAGCTAAAAAAAATAGTATGCTAGAGTATGAAAACCCGCTTGATGACAGCTTTTGGCAAAAAGAAGCAAAACCTGCTATAATGAGCGTTGTAGTTGATAAAGTAGTTCGTGATGATAAGGATTTCAAACTAAAATATGATCCATCTCATCCGGATGCCAATGCAAAAGGTTATGTAGCATATCCTAATATAAATCCAGTCATTGAAATGGCTGATCTAATTGAGGCTACAAGAGCCTATCAGGCAAATGTTTCTGCGTTTCAGAGTGCTAAAGCTATCGCTCAAAGTGCAATAGAACTATTAAGAGGTTGA
- the flgB gene encoding flagellar basal body rod protein FlgB, translating into MFAGISSSKSKQLVESALGSRNLRQQLISSNMANIDTPFYKARDIAFEQALSERAAEIYGNKKNQILQLAQTDKAHLPRVEFPSSNMAKIFLRDGHMARNDANTVDLDVETTEISKNALMITALDNAMKRDSANFKSVIEASSKI; encoded by the coding sequence ATGTTTGCAGGAATTTCAAGCTCTAAATCAAAACAACTTGTAGAAAGCGCACTGGGTAGTAGAAATTTACGCCAACAATTAATCTCAAGCAATATGGCAAATATCGATACTCCGTTTTATAAGGCCAGAGATATTGCATTTGAACAAGCGTTAAGCGAAAGAGCGGCTGAAATTTACGGAAACAAAAAAAATCAGATCTTGCAGCTTGCTCAAACAGATAAAGCACATCTACCAAGAGTTGAATTTCCTAGCTCAAATATGGCTAAAATTTTCTTAAGAGATGGTCATATGGCCAGAAACGACGCAAATACAGTTGATCTTGATGTAGAAACGACAGAGATTAGTAAAAACGCTCTAATGATAACAGCGCTTGATAATGCAATGAAAAGAGATAGCGCGAATTTTAAAAGCGTAATCGAAGCAAGTAGTAAAATTTAA
- the aat gene encoding leucyl/phenylalanyl-tRNA--protein transferase produces MGGDLSVEALTQAYEKGIFPWFLPHEPIYWWCPDPRAVLFPKEVRIQKSIRSSLKKFIVKFDYDFAGFLKICKNERAGKEETWLSDDIVNAYIAMFEAGFAHSVEVYEDGELIGGLYGLIFGKVFCGESMISLKTGASKVALIRLCEVLAKFDFLIDCQVMNDHLKFMGAVNMPRDEFLDKFEILKNNDSGFKNFKDLEKFL; encoded by the coding sequence ATGGGTGGTGATTTAAGCGTGGAAGCCTTAACTCAGGCATACGAAAAAGGAATTTTCCCTTGGTTTTTACCACACGAGCCAATTTATTGGTGGTGCCCGGATCCTCGTGCAGTTTTGTTTCCAAAAGAAGTTAGAATCCAAAAAAGCATAAGATCATCTCTTAAAAAATTTATCGTTAAATTTGACTATGACTTTGCAGGATTTTTAAAAATTTGCAAAAACGAACGAGCTGGCAAAGAAGAGACTTGGCTAAGCGACGATATTGTAAATGCTTATATTGCAATGTTTGAAGCGGGATTTGCTCATAGCGTTGAAGTATACGAAGATGGTGAGCTAATAGGAGGACTTTACGGACTCATTTTTGGCAAAGTTTTTTGCGGAGAGAGTATGATAAGCCTAAAAACAGGCGCTTCAAAAGTAGCTCTTATAAGACTTTGCGAAGTTTTGGCTAAATTTGATTTCTTAATAGATTGTCAGGTTATGAATGATCATCTGAAATTTATGGGTGCTGTTAATATGCCAAGAGATGAATTTTTAGATAAATTTGAAATATTAAAAAATAATGATTCCGGATTTAAAAACTTCAAAGATTTAGAGAAATTTTTATAA